In Helianthus annuus cultivar XRQ/B chromosome 3, HanXRQr2.0-SUNRISE, whole genome shotgun sequence, a single window of DNA contains:
- the LOC110928691 gene encoding disease resistance protein RPV1-like, producing the protein MVVARTVVEVEGAVVVTKETMVGGGVYHWSETAFIADIVQKVYCELDLKLLSTPTDLTGIETRAKGINSWLKYKQPSSPVLAICGMGGSGKTTLAKYIYNSNKENFECSSFLEGIENQPAVLLGLQKQLLSDVSGNNIMISNVSEGTFQIEKVIEKKRVLIVIDDIDDKDTLNTLVGTKVLHTQGKIIITTRHLSIHTWFGSISIGCHVNKIELLNDHESLELLSYHAFGSKVPMEGFEELAIQLAKYCEGNPLALKVLGSSLSEGQGTRIETWRSTRNSLNSLKGDINIKIQGVLQKSFDTLPCESH; encoded by the exons ATGGTGGTGGCAAGGACGGTGGTGGAAGTAGAGGGGGCAGTGGTGGTGACAAAGGAGACGATGGTGGGAGGTGGCGTCTATCATTG GTCTGAAACCGCCTTTATTGCAGATATTGTTCAGAAAGTTTACTGTGAACTAGATTTGAAACTCCTTAGTACTCCAACGGATCTAACTGGAATAGAGACTCGAGCAAAAGGTATTAATTCCTGGTTGAAATATAAGCAGCCTAGTTCTCCGGTTCTAGCAATTTGCGGTATGGGAGGAAGTGGCAAGACAACGCTTGCCAAATACATTTATAACTCCAACAAGGAAAACTTTGAATGCAGCAGTTTTCTTGAAGGGATTGAGAATCAACCTGCTGTATTGCTTGGTTTACAGAAACAACTTCTCAGTGATGTTTCAGGAAATAACATAATGATATCTAATGTTTCTGAAGGAACATTTCAGATCGAAAAGGTTATCGAAAAAAAAAGGGTGCTTATTGTTATTGATGACATCGATGACAAAGATACATTAAACACTTTAGTTGgaacaaaggttttacatacacAAGGTAAAATCATTATAACAACAAGGCATCTAAGCATACATACATGGTTTGGGTCCATATCTATTGGCTGCCATGTCAACAAAATCGAATTGTTAAATGATCATGAATCATTGGAACTTTTAAGTTATCATGCCTTTGGATCTAAAGTTCCTATGGAAGGTTTTGAGGAGCTTGCAATACAGTTAGCAAAATATTGTGAAGGGAATCCGCTAGCTCTCAAGGTATTGGGTTCTTCTCTATCTGAAGGTCAGGGGACAAGAATTGAAACGTGGAGAAGTACTAGGAATTCACTGAATTCCTTGAAAGGAGATATTAATATTAAAATCCAAGGTGTACTACAAAAGAGTTTTGATACCTTGCCATGTGAGAGTCACTGA
- the LOC118490370 gene encoding disease resistance protein RPV1-like gives MASTSSSSAPTTSSYEYDVFLSFRGEDTRHSFTDHLCKALHQAGIRTFRDDDEIREGQELKPEIERSIVESRASVIVFSENFANSSWCLDELWLILEQRRNGAHLVLPVFYKVDPSDVRNQRGSYGIQEAKDGVEGTKWTHGNVRRWKAALKEVADLKGKVLSGYASISLHKNSCDFFFVFMYFNYLV, from the coding sequence ATGGCTTCTACTTCATCTTCATCTGCCCCAACAACCTCTTCTTACGAGTACGATGTCTTCCTCAGTTTCAGAGGTGAAGACACTCGTCATTCTTTTACGGACCATCTTTGTAAGGCCTTACATCAAGCCGGGATCAGGACTTTCAGGGACGATGATGAAATCCGTGAAGGTCAAGAACTGAAGCCAGAAATCGAGAGATCCATAGTAGAATCCAGGGCTTCAGTGATTGTATTTTCAGAGAACTTTGCAAATTCAAGCTGGTGCCTGGATGAGCTCTGGTTGATCCTGGAGCAAAGGAGGAATGGCGCTCATTTGGTTTTACCAGTGTTTTATAAAGTGGACCCTTCAGATGTGAGGAACCAGCGAGGAAGTTACGGTATACAAGAAGCAAAAGATGGAGTGGAAGGTACAAAATGGACACATGGTAATGTGAGACGGTGGAAGGCAGCCCTAAAAGAGGTCGCTGATTTGAAGGGGAAGGTTCTTTCAGGGTATGCTTCAATATCTTTACACAAAAACAGCTGTGACTTTTTCTTCGTATTCATGTATTTCAATTATTTGGTGTAA